One window of the Pseudomonas sihuiensis genome contains the following:
- a CDS encoding helix-turn-helix transcriptional regulator produces MRPAPLRPAATVSTAAAQPQRYLTNDEAAEYLRLSPRTLEKQRVIGGGPRFRKFGRRVMYAVADLDAWAADRSFETTSDPEYAEHHSADSRAR; encoded by the coding sequence ATGCGTCCCGCTCCCTTGCGGCCTGCCGCCACTGTCTCGACCGCTGCCGCGCAGCCCCAACGCTATCTCACCAACGACGAAGCCGCCGAATACCTGCGCCTGTCGCCGCGGACGCTGGAAAAGCAGCGTGTGATCGGCGGCGGCCCGCGCTTTCGCAAGTTCGGCCGCCGCGTCATGTACGCCGTGGCCGACCTCGACGCCTGGGCTGCCGACCGCAGTTTCGAGACGACTTCCGATCCCGAATACGCCGAGCACCACTCGGCCGACAGCCGTGCGCGCTGA
- a CDS encoding DUF2285 domain-containing protein, translating into MVNPHHLAHWYPTAAYLYVFGLDALALAWEYLRRHPDYRLDWLRRHRRPDTAHRWGLRLLEDPALDARDAHPAWLPGHAAVVQLYPDADPSQDAATFAFWRIPGHKQLLHDGKGLALIARSPGHCLRFAFAPGLEDGMAVAYAQRSGTAAPARGRALHGALAAAKPRPTPTALLELHSLQALDATLAGASLREVAEGLFGVDAAADWYSDGGLRSKVRRLVRRGDALMRGGYRRLAQLPPLEKGRFEDDAKRP; encoded by the coding sequence ATGGTCAATCCTCATCACCTCGCACACTGGTATCCGACTGCCGCATACCTGTATGTCTTTGGGCTGGATGCGCTCGCGCTCGCTTGGGAGTATCTGCGCAGGCATCCCGACTACCGGCTCGACTGGCTTCGCCGTCATCGCCGGCCAGACACGGCGCATCGCTGGGGCTTACGCCTACTGGAAGACCCGGCGCTCGATGCGCGCGACGCGCATCCGGCTTGGCTGCCCGGCCATGCCGCCGTGGTGCAGCTCTACCCCGATGCCGATCCGTCGCAGGATGCGGCGACCTTCGCGTTCTGGCGCATCCCCGGTCACAAGCAACTGCTGCATGACGGTAAAGGGCTGGCGCTGATCGCGCGCAGCCCAGGTCATTGCCTGCGCTTCGCGTTCGCGCCCGGCCTGGAAGACGGCATGGCCGTGGCCTATGCCCAACGGAGCGGCACCGCCGCGCCTGCGCGCGGTCGTGCGCTCCACGGAGCACTGGCGGCCGCCAAGCCCAGACCGACACCTACCGCACTGCTGGAACTGCACAGCTTGCAGGCGCTCGACGCGACCCTGGCGGGCGCATCCCTGCGTGAAGTCGCGGAAGGACTGTTCGGCGTAGATGCCGCAGCCGATTGGTACAGCGATGGCGGGCTGCGCTCCAAGGTACGCCGCCTGGTACGGCGCGGTGATGCGCTGATGCGCGGCGGCTATCGCCGTCTAGCACAGCTTCCGCCGCTTGAGAAGGGTCGTTTTGAGGACGACGCAAAACGACCCTGA
- a CDS encoding DUF2840 domain-containing protein gives MTASASPAAGAATAALAAPSGQPASAPLTRVALAYTEPRFKLYLRFGEPARTHQLDRWRRCAVFQPGAMFCRIRWQANDYGTIRWQLMVMQACTPFDAAQRIPGVQPGARLLLHAEGENQVRAVLERIDAIEALGIAPIGASPVYWRTLANRLAARLPLPEYTAERHAAWLIGRALP, from the coding sequence ATGACCGCATCCGCTTCGCCTGCCGCTGGCGCGGCTACGGCTGCGCTCGCAGCACCTTCCGGCCAGCCTGCCAGCGCGCCGTTGACGCGCGTGGCACTGGCCTACACCGAACCACGCTTCAAGCTCTACCTGCGCTTCGGCGAACCCGCGCGTACGCACCAGCTCGACCGCTGGCGGCGCTGCGCGGTGTTCCAGCCGGGCGCCATGTTCTGCCGCATCCGCTGGCAGGCCAACGACTACGGCACGATTCGCTGGCAGCTCATGGTGATGCAGGCTTGCACGCCGTTCGATGCGGCGCAGCGCATTCCCGGCGTGCAGCCGGGCGCACGCCTGCTGCTGCACGCCGAGGGCGAGAATCAGGTGCGCGCCGTGCTGGAGCGCATCGACGCCATCGAGGCGCTGGGCATCGCGCCTATCGGTGCCTCGCCCGTGTACTGGCGCACGCTCGCCAACCGGCTCGCTGCACGCCTGCCGCTGCCCGAATACACCGCCGAGCGGCACGCCGCATGGCTCATCGGGAGGGCGCTGCCATGA
- a CDS encoding replication initiator protein A → MSSTGLPSRQRPLQEREQLDLFRALPGDMAPRDSQDLMAYPFFSLAKSKRVKPIDFRAGNVTIRVEGTQEHGIATIWDADVLIWAASQIVEAKDAGLRPSRLMHATPYEILRFFGRGKSLRDYQRLKAALDRLQSTTVATSIRETTGRRLHRFSWINEWKELADASGTPLGIELILPDWFYAGVLDAALVLTIDPAYFRLTGGIERWLYRLVRKHGGRQEHGWQFDFRYLHQKSGSTAKPYDFACDLRALVARQSLPGYVLGIERMPDNGMELLTFRPVPQTARG, encoded by the coding sequence ATGTCCAGCACCGGGCTGCCGTCCCGGCAGCGGCCGTTGCAGGAGCGCGAACAGCTCGACCTGTTCCGCGCCTTGCCCGGCGACATGGCGCCGCGCGACAGCCAGGATTTGATGGCCTATCCGTTCTTTTCGCTCGCCAAGTCCAAGCGGGTCAAGCCCATCGACTTCCGTGCGGGCAACGTGACGATTCGCGTGGAAGGCACGCAGGAGCACGGCATCGCCACGATCTGGGACGCGGACGTGCTGATCTGGGCGGCCTCGCAGATCGTGGAGGCGAAGGACGCGGGCCTGCGGCCCTCGCGCCTGATGCACGCCACACCCTACGAGATCCTGCGCTTCTTCGGGCGCGGCAAGTCGCTGCGCGACTACCAGCGCCTCAAGGCGGCCTTGGATCGCCTGCAATCGACCACGGTAGCCACGTCCATCCGCGAGACGACCGGGCGGCGATTGCACCGCTTCTCCTGGATCAACGAGTGGAAGGAACTGGCCGACGCCAGCGGCACGCCGCTGGGCATCGAGCTGATCCTGCCGGACTGGTTCTATGCGGGCGTGCTCGACGCCGCCCTGGTGCTGACCATCGACCCGGCGTACTTCCGGCTTACCGGCGGCATCGAACGCTGGCTGTACCGCCTGGTGCGCAAGCATGGCGGGCGGCAGGAGCACGGCTGGCAGTTCGACTTCCGCTACCTGCACCAGAAATCCGGCAGCACCGCCAAGCCCTACGACTTCGCCTGCGACCTGCGCGCGCTGGTCGCGCGGCAGTCGCTGCCCGGCTACGTCCTGGGCATCGAGCGGATGCCGGACAACGGCATGGAGCTGCTGACCTTCCGGCCCGTGCCGCAGACGGCACGGGGATAA
- the parA gene encoding ParA family partition ATPase, giving the protein MIVALLNQKGGVGKTTLATHIAGELAMRGQHVVLLDADPQGSSLDWTQRRSQQGLPRLFSAVGLARETLHQEAPELARRTDHVIIDGPPRIAALARSALLAAERVLIPVQPSPYDLWASAEMVALIREAQVFRPALRAAFVINRRVSTTVIGREARQALADQPLPALRAEVHQRIVFADSVAAGRLARETAPDSAAAREITALVDELLRWPT; this is encoded by the coding sequence ATGATCGTCGCTCTGCTCAACCAGAAAGGCGGCGTGGGCAAGACCACGCTCGCCACGCATATCGCCGGCGAGCTTGCGATGCGCGGCCAGCACGTCGTCCTGCTGGACGCCGACCCGCAGGGTTCGTCGCTGGACTGGACACAGCGCAGAAGCCAGCAAGGCTTGCCAAGGCTTTTCAGCGCCGTGGGCCTCGCACGCGAAACGCTGCACCAAGAGGCGCCAGAACTCGCCAGGCGAACCGATCACGTCATCATCGACGGCCCGCCGCGCATCGCGGCACTGGCGCGCTCCGCGCTGCTGGCGGCCGAGCGCGTGCTGATCCCCGTGCAGCCCAGCCCCTACGACCTGTGGGCCAGCGCCGAGATGGTGGCGCTGATCCGCGAGGCCCAGGTGTTTCGGCCTGCGCTGCGCGCGGCCTTCGTCATCAATCGGCGCGTCAGTACCACCGTGATCGGGCGCGAAGCGCGCCAGGCGCTCGCCGACCAGCCGCTTCCTGCGCTGCGCGCGGAAGTGCATCAGCGCATCGTGTTCGCCGACAGCGTGGCCGCTGGCCGGCTTGCACGCGAGACGGCGCCGGACAGCGCCGCCGCCCGCGAAATCACCGCACTGGTGGACGAACTGCTGCGGTGGCCGACATGA